From one Balaenoptera acutorostrata chromosome 6, mBalAcu1.1, whole genome shotgun sequence genomic stretch:
- the CIZ1 gene encoding cip1-interacting zinc finger protein isoform X2, with protein sequence MFNQQQQQQLQQLQQQQLLQLQQLLQQSPPQAPLPMAVSRGLPQQQPQQQLLNLQGTNSASLLNGSVLQRALLLQQLQGLDQFAMPPATYDSAGLTMSTATLGNLRGYNLATPNLTAPSLTPPQLATPNLQQFFPQATRQSLLGPPPVGVPINPSQLNLSGRNTQKQTRTSSTTPNRKTMPVEDKSDPPEGSEEAAEPRTDTPEDQESPHCPDGITKEKRTAAPEPESCVASEPPAKRSKSSEEPTEKGTPGQLQAKVQPQARLMAPKQTQTTELLPEPLEARVLPRFQPRVLQIQAQVQPQTQPQTQSQMLPLKAQVQPKLQKQAQTQTSPEHLVPQQEQLQLQKEAEPQKQVQPQAHSQSPRQVPPPLQKQAQTQTYPQVQTEAQPRVQPLELPLEQPPVQLPVQPLEPNQRQPQTQAQVSVPALEKAPVPVHCAVLETPPDTVEAGAGLEEASPEPVGAQVGLEESQEELTSGLDVGECEKRAREMLGVWGAGGSLKVTILQSSDSRAFSTVPLTPGPWSGDSTSATPAAASTPSKQALQFFCYICKAGCSSQQEFQDHMSGAQHQQRLGEIQHMSQACLLSLLPVPRDVLEREDEEPPPRRWCNTCQLYYMGDLIQHRRTQDHKIAKQSLRPFCTVCNRYFKTPRKFVEHVKSQGHKDKAKELKMLEKEIASQDEDHFITVDAVGCFEGDEEEEEDDDDEEEIEVEEEFCKQVRTRDISIEEWKGSETYSPNTAYGVDFLVPVMGYICRICHKFYHSNSGAQLSHCKSLAHFENLQKYKKAKNPSPATRPVSRRCAINARNALTALFTSGGRTPTQPSTQDTAKTPSKVTAQPAQHPLPRRSSRLKT encoded by the exons ATGTTcaaccagcagcagcagcagcagctccagcAGCTCCAGCAGCAGCAGTTGCTGCAGCTCCAGCAGCTGCTCCAGCAGTCCCCACCGCAGGCCCCACTGCCCATGGCCGTCAGCAG GGGGCTCCCCCAGCAGCAGCCACAGCAGCAGCTCCTGAATCTCCAGGGCACCAACTCAGCCTCCCTCCTCAACGGCTCTGTGCTGCAGAGAGCTTTGCTTCTGCAGCAGTTGCAAG GACTGGACCAGTTTGCAATGCCACCAGCCACGTATGACAGTGCCGGTCTCACCATGTCCACGGCAACATTGG GTAACCTCCGTGGCTACAACCTGGCAACCCCAAACCTGACAGCTCCCAGCCTCACACCCCCGCAGCTGGCCACCCCAAATCTACAGCAGTTCTTTCCCCAGGCCACTCGGCAGTCCCTGCTGGGCCCTCCTCCTGTTGGGGTCCCCATAAACCCCTCCCAGCTCAACCTTTCAGGGCGGAACACCCAGAAACAGACCCGGACCTCCTCTACAACCCCCAATCGCAAG ACGATGCCTGTGGAGGACAAGTCGGACCCCCCAGAGGGGTCTGAGGAAGCCGCAGAGCCCCGAACAGACACACctgaag ACCAAGAATCTCCCCACTGCCCAGATGGCATCACTAAGGAGAAACGCACTGCAGCACCTGAGCCTGAGTCTTGTGTGGCGTCTGAGCCACCAGCTAAAAGGTCAAAGAG CTCAGAGGAGCCCACAGAGAAGGGGACCCCAGGGCAGCTGCAGGCAAAGGTCCAGCCACAGGCCCGGTTGATGGCACCAAAGCAGACACAGACAACCGAGCTGCTGCCTGAGCCACTGGAAGCTCGAGTGCTGCCACGATTTCAGCCACGAGTTCTGCAGATCCAAGCCCAGGTGCAGCCACAGACTCAGCCACAAACTCAGTCACAGATGCTACCATTGAAGGCCCAGGTGCAGCCAAAGCTGCAGAAGCAGGCACAGACACAGACCTCTCCAGAGCACTTAGTACCGCAACAGGAGCAGCTGCAGCTGCAGAAGGAGGCAGAGCCACAGAAACAGGTGCAGCCACAGGCACATTCACAGTCCCCAAGGCAGGTGCCGCCACCGCTGCAGAAGCAGGCACAGACGCAGACGTATCCACAGGTCCAGACAGAGGCACAGCCAAGGGTCCAGCCGCTGGAGCTGCCACTGGAGCAACCTCCAGTGCAGTTGCCAGTGCAGCCACTGGAGCCAAACCAGAGACAGCCTCAGACTCAGGCACAGGTGTCGGTGCCGGCACTGGAGAAAGCCCCAGTTCCGGTTCACTGTGCAGTGCTGGAGACGCCGCCCGATACGGTGGAAGCTGGAGCAG GCCTGGAGGAGGCCTCGCCGGAGCCAGTGGGCGCCCAGGTTGGCCTGGAGGAGAGCCAGGAAGAGTTGACCAGTGGCCTGGATGTGGGAGAATGTgaaaaaagagcaagagagaTGCTGGGG GTGTGGGGTGCCGGGGGCTCCCTGAAGGTCACCATCCTGCAGAGCAGTGACAGCCGGGCCTTTAGCACCGTACCCCTCACACCTGGGCCCTGGTCCGGCGACTCTACCTCTGCCACCCCTGCGGCGGCCAGCACGCCCTCTAAGCAGGCCCTTCAGTTCTTCTGCTACATCTGCAAGGCCGGCTGCAGCAGCCAGCAG GAGTTCCAGGACCACATGTCGGGGGCCCAGCACCAGCAGCGGCTCGGAGAGATCCAGCACATGAGCCAAGCCTGCCTCCTGTCCCTGCTGCCTGTGCCCCGGGACGTCCTGGAGCGAGAGGACGA AGAGCCTCCACCCAGGCGCTGGTGCAACACCTGCCAGCTCTACTACATGGGGGACCTGATCCAGCACCGGAGGACGCAAGACCACAAG ATCGCCAAACAATCCCTGCGGCCTTTCTGCACTGTTTGCAACCGCTACTTCAAGACCCCCCGCAAGTTTGTGGAACATGTGAAGTCCCAGGGGCATAAGGACAAAGCCAAGGAG CTGAAGATGCTCGAGAAGGAGATTGCCAGCCAAGATGAGGACCACTTCATCACGGTGGACGCCGTGGGCTGCTTTGAGGGtgatgaagaagaggaggaggacgaTGATGATGAAGAAGAGATCGAGGTTGAGGAGGAATTCTGCAAGCAG GTGAGAACCAGAGATATATCCATAGAGGAGTGGAAAGGCTCGGAGACCTACAGCCCCAACACGGCATACG GTGTGGACTTCCTGGTGCCCGTGATGGGCTACATCTGCCGCATCTGCCACAAATTCTACCACAGCAACTCAGGGGCGCAGCTCTCCCACTGCAAGTCCTTGGCCCACTTTGAGAACCTGCAG AAATATAAGAAGGCCAAGAACCCCAGCCCCGCcaccaggcccgtgagccgccGGTGTGCAATCAACGCCCGGAACGCCCTGACTGCTCTGTTCACCTCCGGCGGCCGCACACCCACGCAGCCCAGCACCCAGGACACAGCCAAAACCCCCAGCAAGGTGACAGCCCAACCCGCTCAGCACCCACTACCCCGGCGCTCAAGCCGCCTCAAAACCTGA
- the CIZ1 gene encoding cip1-interacting zinc finger protein isoform X1, with the protein MFNQQQQQQLQQLQQQQLLQLQQLLQQSPPQAPLPMAVSRGLPQQQPQQQLLNLQGTNSASLLNGSVLQRALLLQQLQGLDQFAMPPATYDSAGLTMSTATLGNLRGYNLATPNLTAPSLTPPQLATPNLQQFFPQATRQSLLGPPPVGVPINPSQLNLSGRNTQKQTRTSSTTPNRKDSSSQTMPVEDKSDPPEGSEEAAEPRTDTPEDQESPHCPDGITKEKRTAAPEPESCVASEPPAKRSKSSEEPTEKGTPGQLQAKVQPQARLMAPKQTQTTELLPEPLEARVLPRFQPRVLQIQAQVQPQTQPQTQSQMLPLKAQVQPKLQKQAQTQTSPEHLVPQQEQLQLQKEAEPQKQVQPQAHSQSPRQVPPPLQKQAQTQTYPQVQTEAQPRVQPLELPLEQPPVQLPVQPLEPNQRQPQTQAQVSVPALEKAPVPVHCAVLETPPDTVEAGAGLEEASPEPVGAQVGLEESQEELTSGLDVGECEKRAREMLGVWGAGGSLKVTILQSSDSRAFSTVPLTPGPWSGDSTSATPAAASTPSKQALQFFCYICKAGCSSQQEFQDHMSGAQHQQRLGEIQHMSQACLLSLLPVPRDVLEREDEEPPPRRWCNTCQLYYMGDLIQHRRTQDHKIAKQSLRPFCTVCNRYFKTPRKFVEHVKSQGHKDKAKELKMLEKEIASQDEDHFITVDAVGCFEGDEEEEEDDDDEEEIEVEEEFCKQVRTRDISIEEWKGSETYSPNTAYGVDFLVPVMGYICRICHKFYHSNSGAQLSHCKSLAHFENLQKYKKAKNPSPATRPVSRRCAINARNALTALFTSGGRTPTQPSTQDTAKTPSKVTAQPAQHPLPRRSSRLKT; encoded by the exons ATGTTcaaccagcagcagcagcagcagctccagcAGCTCCAGCAGCAGCAGTTGCTGCAGCTCCAGCAGCTGCTCCAGCAGTCCCCACCGCAGGCCCCACTGCCCATGGCCGTCAGCAG GGGGCTCCCCCAGCAGCAGCCACAGCAGCAGCTCCTGAATCTCCAGGGCACCAACTCAGCCTCCCTCCTCAACGGCTCTGTGCTGCAGAGAGCTTTGCTTCTGCAGCAGTTGCAAG GACTGGACCAGTTTGCAATGCCACCAGCCACGTATGACAGTGCCGGTCTCACCATGTCCACGGCAACATTGG GTAACCTCCGTGGCTACAACCTGGCAACCCCAAACCTGACAGCTCCCAGCCTCACACCCCCGCAGCTGGCCACCCCAAATCTACAGCAGTTCTTTCCCCAGGCCACTCGGCAGTCCCTGCTGGGCCCTCCTCCTGTTGGGGTCCCCATAAACCCCTCCCAGCTCAACCTTTCAGGGCGGAACACCCAGAAACAGACCCGGACCTCCTCTACAACCCCCAATCGCAAG GATTCTTCTTCTCAGACGATGCCTGTGGAGGACAAGTCGGACCCCCCAGAGGGGTCTGAGGAAGCCGCAGAGCCCCGAACAGACACACctgaag ACCAAGAATCTCCCCACTGCCCAGATGGCATCACTAAGGAGAAACGCACTGCAGCACCTGAGCCTGAGTCTTGTGTGGCGTCTGAGCCACCAGCTAAAAGGTCAAAGAG CTCAGAGGAGCCCACAGAGAAGGGGACCCCAGGGCAGCTGCAGGCAAAGGTCCAGCCACAGGCCCGGTTGATGGCACCAAAGCAGACACAGACAACCGAGCTGCTGCCTGAGCCACTGGAAGCTCGAGTGCTGCCACGATTTCAGCCACGAGTTCTGCAGATCCAAGCCCAGGTGCAGCCACAGACTCAGCCACAAACTCAGTCACAGATGCTACCATTGAAGGCCCAGGTGCAGCCAAAGCTGCAGAAGCAGGCACAGACACAGACCTCTCCAGAGCACTTAGTACCGCAACAGGAGCAGCTGCAGCTGCAGAAGGAGGCAGAGCCACAGAAACAGGTGCAGCCACAGGCACATTCACAGTCCCCAAGGCAGGTGCCGCCACCGCTGCAGAAGCAGGCACAGACGCAGACGTATCCACAGGTCCAGACAGAGGCACAGCCAAGGGTCCAGCCGCTGGAGCTGCCACTGGAGCAACCTCCAGTGCAGTTGCCAGTGCAGCCACTGGAGCCAAACCAGAGACAGCCTCAGACTCAGGCACAGGTGTCGGTGCCGGCACTGGAGAAAGCCCCAGTTCCGGTTCACTGTGCAGTGCTGGAGACGCCGCCCGATACGGTGGAAGCTGGAGCAG GCCTGGAGGAGGCCTCGCCGGAGCCAGTGGGCGCCCAGGTTGGCCTGGAGGAGAGCCAGGAAGAGTTGACCAGTGGCCTGGATGTGGGAGAATGTgaaaaaagagcaagagagaTGCTGGGG GTGTGGGGTGCCGGGGGCTCCCTGAAGGTCACCATCCTGCAGAGCAGTGACAGCCGGGCCTTTAGCACCGTACCCCTCACACCTGGGCCCTGGTCCGGCGACTCTACCTCTGCCACCCCTGCGGCGGCCAGCACGCCCTCTAAGCAGGCCCTTCAGTTCTTCTGCTACATCTGCAAGGCCGGCTGCAGCAGCCAGCAG GAGTTCCAGGACCACATGTCGGGGGCCCAGCACCAGCAGCGGCTCGGAGAGATCCAGCACATGAGCCAAGCCTGCCTCCTGTCCCTGCTGCCTGTGCCCCGGGACGTCCTGGAGCGAGAGGACGA AGAGCCTCCACCCAGGCGCTGGTGCAACACCTGCCAGCTCTACTACATGGGGGACCTGATCCAGCACCGGAGGACGCAAGACCACAAG ATCGCCAAACAATCCCTGCGGCCTTTCTGCACTGTTTGCAACCGCTACTTCAAGACCCCCCGCAAGTTTGTGGAACATGTGAAGTCCCAGGGGCATAAGGACAAAGCCAAGGAG CTGAAGATGCTCGAGAAGGAGATTGCCAGCCAAGATGAGGACCACTTCATCACGGTGGACGCCGTGGGCTGCTTTGAGGGtgatgaagaagaggaggaggacgaTGATGATGAAGAAGAGATCGAGGTTGAGGAGGAATTCTGCAAGCAG GTGAGAACCAGAGATATATCCATAGAGGAGTGGAAAGGCTCGGAGACCTACAGCCCCAACACGGCATACG GTGTGGACTTCCTGGTGCCCGTGATGGGCTACATCTGCCGCATCTGCCACAAATTCTACCACAGCAACTCAGGGGCGCAGCTCTCCCACTGCAAGTCCTTGGCCCACTTTGAGAACCTGCAG AAATATAAGAAGGCCAAGAACCCCAGCCCCGCcaccaggcccgtgagccgccGGTGTGCAATCAACGCCCGGAACGCCCTGACTGCTCTGTTCACCTCCGGCGGCCGCACACCCACGCAGCCCAGCACCCAGGACACAGCCAAAACCCCCAGCAAGGTGACAGCCCAACCCGCTCAGCACCCACTACCCCGGCGCTCAAGCCGCCTCAAAACCTGA
- the CIZ1 gene encoding cip1-interacting zinc finger protein isoform X3 — translation MFNQQQQQQLQQLQQQQLLQLQQLLQQSPPQAPLPMAVSRGLPQQQPQQQLLNLQGTNSASLLNGSVLQRALLLQQLQGLDQFAMPPATYDSAGLTMSTATLGNLRGYNLATPNLTAPSLTPPQLATPNLQQFFPQATRQSLLGPPPVGVPINPSQLNLSGRNTQKQTRTSSTTPNRKDSSSQTMPVEDKSDPPEGSEEAAEPRTDTPEDQESPHCPDGITKEKRTAAPEPESCVASEPPAKRSKSSEEPTEKGTPGQLQAKVQPQARLMAPKQTQTTELLPEPLEARVLPRFQPRVLQIQAQVQPQTQPQTQSQMLPLKAQVQPKLQKQAQTQTSPEHLVPQQEQLQLQKEAEPQKQVQPQAHSQSPRQVPPPLQKQAQTQTYPQVQTEAQPRVQPLELPLEQPPVQLPVQPLEPNQRQPQTQAQVSVPALEKAPVPVHCAVLETPPDTVEAGAGLEEASPEPVGAQVGLEESQEELTSGLDVGECEKRAREMLGVWGAGGSLKVTILQSSDSRAFSTVPLTPGPWSGDSTSATPAAASTPSKQALQFFCYICKAGCSSQQEFQDHMSGAQHQQRLGEIQHMSQACLLSLLPVPRDVLEREDEEPPPRRWCNTCQLYYMGDLIQHRRTQDHKIAKQSLRPFCTVCNRYFKTPRKFVEHVKSQGHKDKAKELKMLEKEIASQDEDHFITVDAVGCFEGDEEEEEDDDDEEEIEVEEEFCKQVRTRDISIEEWKGSETYSPNTAYGVDFLVPVMGYICRICHKFYHSNSGAQLSHCKSLAHFENLQPLARSTPGGEEAWPHLHSLYPEI, via the exons ATGTTcaaccagcagcagcagcagcagctccagcAGCTCCAGCAGCAGCAGTTGCTGCAGCTCCAGCAGCTGCTCCAGCAGTCCCCACCGCAGGCCCCACTGCCCATGGCCGTCAGCAG GGGGCTCCCCCAGCAGCAGCCACAGCAGCAGCTCCTGAATCTCCAGGGCACCAACTCAGCCTCCCTCCTCAACGGCTCTGTGCTGCAGAGAGCTTTGCTTCTGCAGCAGTTGCAAG GACTGGACCAGTTTGCAATGCCACCAGCCACGTATGACAGTGCCGGTCTCACCATGTCCACGGCAACATTGG GTAACCTCCGTGGCTACAACCTGGCAACCCCAAACCTGACAGCTCCCAGCCTCACACCCCCGCAGCTGGCCACCCCAAATCTACAGCAGTTCTTTCCCCAGGCCACTCGGCAGTCCCTGCTGGGCCCTCCTCCTGTTGGGGTCCCCATAAACCCCTCCCAGCTCAACCTTTCAGGGCGGAACACCCAGAAACAGACCCGGACCTCCTCTACAACCCCCAATCGCAAG GATTCTTCTTCTCAGACGATGCCTGTGGAGGACAAGTCGGACCCCCCAGAGGGGTCTGAGGAAGCCGCAGAGCCCCGAACAGACACACctgaag ACCAAGAATCTCCCCACTGCCCAGATGGCATCACTAAGGAGAAACGCACTGCAGCACCTGAGCCTGAGTCTTGTGTGGCGTCTGAGCCACCAGCTAAAAGGTCAAAGAG CTCAGAGGAGCCCACAGAGAAGGGGACCCCAGGGCAGCTGCAGGCAAAGGTCCAGCCACAGGCCCGGTTGATGGCACCAAAGCAGACACAGACAACCGAGCTGCTGCCTGAGCCACTGGAAGCTCGAGTGCTGCCACGATTTCAGCCACGAGTTCTGCAGATCCAAGCCCAGGTGCAGCCACAGACTCAGCCACAAACTCAGTCACAGATGCTACCATTGAAGGCCCAGGTGCAGCCAAAGCTGCAGAAGCAGGCACAGACACAGACCTCTCCAGAGCACTTAGTACCGCAACAGGAGCAGCTGCAGCTGCAGAAGGAGGCAGAGCCACAGAAACAGGTGCAGCCACAGGCACATTCACAGTCCCCAAGGCAGGTGCCGCCACCGCTGCAGAAGCAGGCACAGACGCAGACGTATCCACAGGTCCAGACAGAGGCACAGCCAAGGGTCCAGCCGCTGGAGCTGCCACTGGAGCAACCTCCAGTGCAGTTGCCAGTGCAGCCACTGGAGCCAAACCAGAGACAGCCTCAGACTCAGGCACAGGTGTCGGTGCCGGCACTGGAGAAAGCCCCAGTTCCGGTTCACTGTGCAGTGCTGGAGACGCCGCCCGATACGGTGGAAGCTGGAGCAG GCCTGGAGGAGGCCTCGCCGGAGCCAGTGGGCGCCCAGGTTGGCCTGGAGGAGAGCCAGGAAGAGTTGACCAGTGGCCTGGATGTGGGAGAATGTgaaaaaagagcaagagagaTGCTGGGG GTGTGGGGTGCCGGGGGCTCCCTGAAGGTCACCATCCTGCAGAGCAGTGACAGCCGGGCCTTTAGCACCGTACCCCTCACACCTGGGCCCTGGTCCGGCGACTCTACCTCTGCCACCCCTGCGGCGGCCAGCACGCCCTCTAAGCAGGCCCTTCAGTTCTTCTGCTACATCTGCAAGGCCGGCTGCAGCAGCCAGCAG GAGTTCCAGGACCACATGTCGGGGGCCCAGCACCAGCAGCGGCTCGGAGAGATCCAGCACATGAGCCAAGCCTGCCTCCTGTCCCTGCTGCCTGTGCCCCGGGACGTCCTGGAGCGAGAGGACGA AGAGCCTCCACCCAGGCGCTGGTGCAACACCTGCCAGCTCTACTACATGGGGGACCTGATCCAGCACCGGAGGACGCAAGACCACAAG ATCGCCAAACAATCCCTGCGGCCTTTCTGCACTGTTTGCAACCGCTACTTCAAGACCCCCCGCAAGTTTGTGGAACATGTGAAGTCCCAGGGGCATAAGGACAAAGCCAAGGAG CTGAAGATGCTCGAGAAGGAGATTGCCAGCCAAGATGAGGACCACTTCATCACGGTGGACGCCGTGGGCTGCTTTGAGGGtgatgaagaagaggaggaggacgaTGATGATGAAGAAGAGATCGAGGTTGAGGAGGAATTCTGCAAGCAG GTGAGAACCAGAGATATATCCATAGAGGAGTGGAAAGGCTCGGAGACCTACAGCCCCAACACGGCATACG GTGTGGACTTCCTGGTGCCCGTGATGGGCTACATCTGCCGCATCTGCCACAAATTCTACCACAGCAACTCAGGGGCGCAGCTCTCCCACTGCAAGTCCTTGGCCCACTTTGAGAACCTGCAG CCTCTGGCCAGGAGCACACCAGGTGGGGAGGAAGCCTGGCCTCACCTGCACTCTCTGTATCCAGAAATATAA